Genomic DNA from Marinobacter sp. MDS2:
ATCAGGTGCTGTCGGCGTTTTACGTATTCTATCAAGCCACCTACCTTAAACGCGGCCAACAGCCCTACCTGAGCAAAGCCTTCTTCGAACAACTGAGGGAGAACCTGCCCGAGCACCTGCACATAGTCATGGCCATACGCGACGGCGAAATGATAGCGGGAGCGTTATTTCTGGCGAACGGTGCAACGCTCTACGGTCGCTACTGGGGCTGCCTGGATGAATACAACCACCTGCATTTCGAAACGTGTTACTACCAAGGCATTGAACTGGCCCTCGAATTGGGCCTCCAGCATTTCGATGCCGGCGCCCAGGGCGAACACAAACTGGTCCGGGGTTTCGAACCAGTCATTACCCATTCTTGGCATGGCATTCTTCATCCGGGTTTCAGAGACGCCATTGCCGAATTCACACGAGAAGAAGCAGAGCACGTGAACGGCTACTACGAAGACGCCCACTCGGTGCTTCCTTACCGGCAACAGAATCAGGAATAAGCTCTATACTAAAAGCTTGAAACGGGAATTCGACGGAGGTCGAACGCCATGGACGCGGGTCAATTCTGGACCATGCTGCCGCCCCACAACCTGTCGCTTCTGATCGCAGCGGGCGCTTCGCTGCTTGCCTTGGTGGCCCTTCTGATGCTGCTCATCAGCCGAAGGCGCAATCAGCATCAAATCCGTGCTCTGAAGCAGCGCATTGACAGCCTTTGGCGGGAAATAGACGACATGCGAGTGGTGGATTTCAATCAGCCGTTAGGCGGCAAAGCGTCCGATCAAGGGGCCGCTCTGGAACAGGAACGCTACCACACCGAAAAGACGGCCTACGACGTCATTTGGCCCAAAGTGTGGCAACTCCACGACCGGCTGGGCGTTTTTCTGCGTGCCGTAGAAGCGGGAGAAGCCGCAAACGACCTACGCCTTGAGGCTCGCCAAGCCGCCATTGAAGCCCGAACTCAGCTGAACCAATGCCGTCCGTTCTGCAGCGAAACGGTTGAAAATCTGGCTTCACGACTGATAGATACCGAAATCAAAGCCCATTTGGCAGCCTGCCAACATCTGGACCTGAAGAAAGGCGCTGCTAACGCTCCATCAACACACGACCTGCACGTGTTTCAGGAAAAGTGCCATGCCCTGCACGATGACGAAGCCCGGGGACTGCTGAACCAATTGGCCTCAAGCATCCGTCACCGAACCCTGAGAGACGCCTGACGCTCAAACTCCATCAGCCGTTAGGTGAAATAACGCACCAAAGCCGCCGCCACCAAGCCCACCGAGATCGCAGGCAGCGGCTTACGGATCGCCAGCATCGTGACCGCAGTAGCCACCAGCGCGGCCAAAGCACCGGCGTCGCCCGCCACCGCCATAGGCACAATGATCGCGATCAAAACTGAACTGGCCATGGCGTTAATGAAGCTTTCAACGCGCGGACTGATTTTCACGAACGACATAGCGAACACACCGCCGAAGCGGGTGATCAACGTAACCAACGTCATGAGCACAATCAGAATCAAAACGCCGACCGGTGTGGTTTCAATGGTCATGCCCGGCTCCTTTCTGGTCAGCGCTGTCAGCGGTTCGGGGCTCCAGCCAAAACAGCCCGACGGCCCCGCCTGCCAGCGCACCAATCACCACGTGCATGTTGGCTGGCAGCCACTTCCAGGCGGCAAGGGACGTGACACCCGCCACCAACCAAACCACCACAACCCGTGGCGTGGCTTTGCCGCCCAACACCATCGATAACAAAAAGCAGCCAAGCACCATATCCAGCCCAAAGGCTTTCGGATTTTGCAGCAAACCGCTGAAGTAGGCGCCAAATGCCGTGCCCAATACCCACGCCAGCCACAACACCACGCCACCGCCGAGAATCACTTCAAGGTTGCGCCGGCCGTTCTGGTAATCCTGAGCTGAAACCGCCCAATTGGCATCGGTAAGGAACAGCAACAAGCCATATCGGCGCGCAGGCGAGACATCTTTCAGCATGGGATAAAGCGAGGCTCCCATCAGCAGGTGGCGGGCGTTGATCGCAAACACCACCACCAGCATGGGAATGACCGACACTTCTGCCCCCCACAAGTCCAATGCTCCGAACTGTGAAGCCCCGGCAAATACCGTGAAACTCATCAGGATGGACTGAAACGGAGACAAGCCGGCCTGAGTCGCGGCCAATCCAAACGCTGCGCCGAAGGCAACAACGAACAGGGATATGGGCAGCAACCGGAAGAACTCAGCCCGCACCTTGCGCGGTTGAAATTGGTAGCAATAAGAA
This window encodes:
- a CDS encoding AzlD family protein — translated: MTIETTPVGVLILIVLMTLVTLITRFGGVFAMSFVKISPRVESFINAMASSVLIAIIVPMAVAGDAGALAALVATAVTMLAIRKPLPAISVGLVAAALVRYFT
- a CDS encoding AzlC family ABC transporter permease, which codes for MSAYSYCYQFQPRKVRAEFFRLLPISLFVVAFGAAFGLAATQAGLSPFQSILMSFTVFAGASQFGALDLWGAEVSVIPMLVVVFAINARHLLMGASLYPMLKDVSPARRYGLLLFLTDANWAVSAQDYQNGRRNLEVILGGGVVLWLAWVLGTAFGAYFSGLLQNPKAFGLDMVLGCFLLSMVLGGKATPRVVVVWLVAGVTSLAAWKWLPANMHVVIGALAGGAVGLFWLEPRTADSADQKGAGHDH